The sequence CAACAAAGCGCTCGATCGCTCCTGAGCGGCCCCCACGACGGTCTGAGGGTTCGACACGGCGGCTGCTCAGACCGTCGATTCCGTTTCTGATCGGACACCACCTGCGGACCGACAGCCCGAAATCCGTTCGGTGACGACGCTTACATAGCAAATGACCGACCGGGAGCACCCTGCGGATCGACCGACACCGAACCGATCGGCGGGCGAGTCCGATTCTGACTCCAGCCTCGAGGGAGTGGATACGGGAGGCGAAGCGACTTCCGAGGGGACGGGGACCGACGAGGAAACGAGCGCGGGCCGGACGGATGCGGGAGCCGAGACGCTTCCCGCCGACGTCGTCGACGACGTCGAGCGACTGACGCGCCTCGAGCGGTCGACCCGCGACGACCACGAGGCTGCCCAGTACGCCGAGCGCGTCGACGACCTGCTATCGGCGCACGGATTCACGGCCCGTATTCGCGAGGACGACGGTGGCGACGTCCTCGTCTGTCACCCCGACTCGTGGCTCGCCGATGGCGTCGTCCACCCGGGTCGGATCGACGACGTCTCTCGAGCGGTCGAGATTCCGCTCGAGGGAACCGAGGATCCGGACGACTGGACGACCGTCGACACACACAACCGGGACCTCGCGAGCGCGGTTCGGGAAGCCCACGGCGACGTTCACGGTGCCAACGCAGCGGCGCTCGCGGATTTCGTCTCGAATCATTACGCGAAGGAGATCGAGTCGCTTTCGGGGCCGGAACTTCGCGAGTTCCGGGAGGAATACTTCGTCAGAAACGCGTGGCCGTCTGACCGCCAGCGATCCGCGATCGACGAGTCGATTCGACTCGTTTTCGAGGTGGCAGACGTGCCTGTGCCCGAGTACGACCGCTAGTGCAGTCGTTCAGTAACTCTCGTCGACGATCTCTCGGATCTCGTCGGCGCGGTCGTCGCCGGTAACGACCTTCGAGAGGGTCCAGCGGACGCCGTCGAGAACGGCCTCGTAGCCGTCGTCGGTCAGGGCGTACTGGTTGGTCCGCTTGTCGAGTTCGCTCTTTTCGACCAGACCGAGGTCGACGAGCTCGTCGAGGTTCGGGTAGAGACGACCGTGGTTTACTTCGGTCCCGTAGTACTCCTCGAGTTCGCGTTTGATCGCCAGCCCGTACATGGGCTCTTTCGCGAGGATCGTGAGGATGTTTGTCTGGAACGCGGTGAGTTCACGCGCAATGCTCTGTTCGCCGGTAATTGATTGTGCCTCTGACATGCGTTTGTAAATGTCACCAGACTATTTAAGACTTGCCAACTATTCGATCTGATGCCGATTAGATGCCGTCTAACCGACTGCGGCGGTGCCGGACGAGCCGCATTGTGGGGGTTCGTCTGTCGGCTGTCTGGCAGCCGTCAATTGACTGTTGAGAAGTGATTACGAAAGTACTTTTTGATCCACTGTGGATTTTCGGAGTATGGTTAACCTCTGGGAAGACCTGGAAACCGGACCGAACGCACCCGAAGAAATCTACGCGGTCGTCGAGTGTCTCAAGGGGGAGCGAAACAAGTACGAGTACGACAAGGATATCCCGGGCGTCGTCCTTGACCGCGTCCTCCACTCGAACGTTCACTACCCGTCTGACTACGGCTTCATCCCGCAGTCCTACTACGACGACGAGGACCCCTTCGACGTGCTCGTCCTCGTCGAAGACCAGACGTTCCCCGGCTGTGTCATCGAAGCCCGCCCCGTCGCGCTCATGAAGATGGACGACGACGGCGAACAGGACGACAAGGTCATCGCCGTCCCAAGCGAGGACCCCCGGTTCGACCACATCGAGGACCTCGAGGACATCACCCAGCAGACCCGTGACGAGATCGACGAGTTCTTCGCGACCTACAAGAACCTGGAGGAAGGCAAAGAGGTCGAGACGCTGGGCTGGGAGGACAGGCAGGCCGCCTACGACGCGATCGAGCACGCACAGGACCTCTACGAGGAACACTTCGGCTAGATTTCCGACGCACCGTTTTCCCGCTGATACGCACCGGTTATCCGACGGTGGCGATCGATGCATTATGAGCATGGGTAATTTTATTGGTGTGTCAGTCGTAGCCGTACTCGTTATGGCAGCGACTGATTCGTCACCCCACGAGGCGGCCCAGGCCGACGACCTCCCCGAGTCCGGGGTCGGTATGGATCACCCGACGGCCGTCCCGACGAACTTCGATCCGACGGCGAACGGCTGCCGGCGCGATTGACCGCTCGAGGTCACGGCGTGCTGTCCGCTGGTCCCGGATTCGACCTGCAGACTCTCGGCAAACGTTCTCAGGACACTGTCTCGAAACGAACCTTCTTGTATCCGGTCGGTCTACGACCGCTATGGGTCTGTTCGATCGATTGCGGGGTGACGGCGACCCCCGGGTTGCATTTATCGGAGTCGACGGTGTGCCGTTCAGTCTCCTCTCGGAGCACGAAGCGCAGTTCCCGAACTTCGCAGCGATCGCCGAGGAGGGAAGCGCCGGCGAAATCTCGAGTATCGTGCCGCCGGAATCGAGCGCGTGCTGGCCCGCTCTCACTACGGGGTCGAACCCCGGTGAAACCGGCGTCTACGGTTTTCAGGACCGCGAAGTCGGGACCTACGACACCTACGTCCCGATGGGTAACGAGGTCCAGGCCGACCGCATCTGGGACCGCGTCCAGGAGGCCGGCCGCCGGGCTACCGTGATGAACGTTCCCGTCACCTTTCCGCCCCAGCGGAACGTCCAGCGGATGGTCTCGGGCTTTCTCTCTCCCGGCCTCGAGAAGGCGGCCTATCCCGACGACCTCCGGGAGTACCTCGAGGGCCTCGACTACCGGATCGACGTCAACCCGAAGCTGGGTCACGAGGAGGACAAAGCCGACTTCATCGAGGACGCTCACGCGACGCTGGACGCCCGGTTCGAGGCCTTCGAACACTACATCGCGGAAGACGACTGGGATCTGTTCTTCGGCGTCTTCATGACGACCGACCGGGTCAACCACTTCCTCTTCGAGGACTACGAGCGCGACGGCGAGTACAAAGCGGAGTTCCTCGAGTTCTACCAGAAGGTCGACGACTACATCGGCCGTCTGCGCGAGGCTATGGCCGACGACGTCACCATGGTCGTCGCCTCCGACCACGGCTTTACGAGCCTCGACTACGAGGTCCACTTCAACGAGTGGCTCCGCGAGGAAGGCTGGCTCTCCTTTTCGACCGACGACCCCTCGGAACTCGGCGACATCAGCGACGACACCACGGCCTACTCGTTCATCCCCGGTCGGTTCTACCTCAACCTCGAGGGACGCGAACCCCGTGGGTCGGTCCCCGAGGAGGAGTACGACGACGTTCGCGACGAACTCGCCGACGCCCTCCTCGACCTCGAGGGCCCGGACGGCAGGCAGGTAGTCGACCGCGTCGTGCCCAAGGAGGAGGCGTTCCGCGGTGACCACGACGACATCGCGCCGGACCTCGTGGCGATCCCTGCGAAGGGCTTTGACCTCAAGTCCGGGTTCAAAGCCGACTCAGACGTCTTCACGAGCGGTCCGCGAAACGGCATGCACAGCTTCGACGACACGTCCCTGTACGTCGACCGCCCGGACGTTACGATCGACGACGCCGACCTCTTCGACATCGCCCCGACGATCCTCGACCTGATGGACCTCGAGTACAGTCGCAGTGAGTTCGACGGCGCGAGTCTGGTCTAGATCGGCACTCGTCCACCGCCCGGACGTCGAATCCGCGGTCGTTTTCCGACCGGGCGCGAACCTGCGTCCATGAAGGAGATTATCCACGCCCGCGGCCACGAGCACGTCAGCGCCGAGCACGCGAGCACGTTCGAGGTGACGACCGACGACTACCTCACGCCCGCCGGCGACTGCATCCTCGCGATCGAGGCCGATCGAGCGCCCGCGGACTTCGATCCCGAGTTCGTCGACGCCTGCCGAGACGCCGACGCCACGATCACGGTCACCGTCGAGGCCGACGGCTACTCGGATTCGGTCACGGGCCGGGGCGACCCCGACCTCGAGTTCACGAACGACCGCAGCGCCGTCGGGCGGACGAGCGAGTACGTCGACGACCGCACGATCGTGCTCGAGGCCGACCACGCCGCCGAAGGGTTCGATCGCGACCTCGTCGACGCGCTGGCCGACGGTGCCGGGGCGACGATCACGCTCGAGGTGACAGAAACCGACGCGTGAGTGACAGGAGCGGCCGAAACCATGATGTTCTGAAATTTGAAATCCAGTAGTATGTCCCAACGGGTGAGGTGCCCTCACTGTTCGGAACGGGTGTACATCGATATCGAACGCAAGGTCCTTCGGACGCGAAAGAAGATCGGCTCGCTGACGGACGGCTACGACCGATCTGCGGTCTGTCCTGACTGTAACGAGAAGTTCGCCTGCAAGATCGACGATCCGATCGGCGGTAGCTGGTAGGACCGACTCGACTGTGGGGAGTGGAGTCGACGGAACGTGGATTCGAACTCGACTTCGGTGACGATCGACACTCACGGACTCGGATTTCGACACCAGCGAGTCGTCCGGCTGTCGACGTCTCGAGTCGCCAGTCGAGTTCCCGGTCTGATCGACGGCCTCGGGCCGTCCCGAGTGGCGATGGCGTTACGGGGAAAGAGTCAATCCGTTCGCCACCCGGAACTGGAATATGAGCGACGATCCGGAGCCGACGGTCAACATCAGCGGCGGTACCGACGGCGGCGGCGTCGTGGCCACCTTCGATCCGGCGACCGCCGACAGCCGGGCCGAGCGCGTGGTCGATCGCCTCGGTGGACTGTACTGGCAGAAGACATACGGCGGGCAGGACGCCTTCACCTGTCTTGTCCGAACGATCCTGAGCCAGAACACGAGCGACGTCGCCAGCCAGCCCGCCCACGACGCGCTGCTCGAGCGCTACGAACCGTCGGCCGAGAGCGACGCGGACCTCGCAACTGCGCTCGCCGACGCCGAGCAATCGGTTCTCGCGGGGACGATCAGCGCCGCGGGTCTGTACAACCAGAAGTCACGGGTCCTGATCGCGACCGCCGAGTGGGTACTCGAGTCATTCGGCACCGCAGCGGCCTTCGACGCGTTCGTCAAAGACGAGGACCCCGAGACCGTCCGGGAGACGCTGCTCGAGGTCACCGGCGTCGGTCCCAAGACGGCCGACTGCGTGTTGCTGTTCGCTGGCGGCCGTGGCGGCGTCTTTCCCGTCGACACCCACGTCCACCGGATTTACAGGCGGCTGGGCGTCGCGCCGCCGGACGCCGATCACGAGGAAGTTCGGGCCATCCTCGAGCGCGAGGTCCCCGCAGCGAAGTGCGGATTCGGCCACACGGCGACGATCCAGTTCGGCCGCGAGTACTGCTCTGCGAGAACCCCGGCATGCCTCGAGGATCCCGACGCCTGCCCGATGGGCGACCGCTGTGACCAGGTCGGCGTCTTTCCCGACTCGAGTGAGGTCGTCGATCCGGCCGACGCCCCAGATTGAGCCAGTGGCTTCGTCGATGCGAACATCCGTCCGATCGTGACGACCACGACTCGAGACGCGACGGACGTTTCACTGTCTTTATCAAAAATCAGTTTAGCTACTGCAACGATGGCTGCATTCACGGACGCCGACCGGGACGCCGTCTACCGAACCATCTTCACCCGCCGGGACATCCGGCGCTTTCGCGACGACCCGATCCCCGAAGACGCTCTCGAGCGGATTCTCGAGGCGGCACACCACGCCCCGAGCGTGGGCTTCTCCCAGCCGTGGGATCTGCTGGTCGTCCGACGCGAGGAGACGAAAGCTGCCGTCGCAGAGGTCGCAGACCGGGCCATCGCGGCCGCCCGCGAGGCCTACGACGACCCCGACCGGGCTGCCTTCGACGACCTTAAACTCGAGGGTATCCGCGAGTCGCCGGTGAACGTCTGCGTGACCTGCGATCCGACGCGTGGCGCGCCCCACGTGCTCGGCCGAAGTTCGATGCGCCGGACGGACGTCTACTCGACCTGTCTCGCGGTCCAGAACCTCTGGCTCGCCGCCCGCGCCGAGGGCATCGGCGTTGGCTGGGTGAGTTTTCTGTATCCCTACGAACTGCAGGAACTGCTCGAGATTCCGCCCCACGTGAAACCGATCGCGTACCTCTGTCTGGGCTACCCCGAGGATGGGTTTCCCGCCGAGCCGGTGCTCCAGCAGGAGGGGTGGCGCGAGCGACTCGACCTCGAGGCGCTGGTCCACGAGGAACGGTGGGACGGCGAAACGACGCCGGCCGAGTAACGACTCACAGCAGGTCAGTCGGCCTGTAGAAACAGCGACTCACAGAGGGCGTCTTCGCCTTCTTCCTCGAGCAGTCGACGCTGTCGCTCGGCCCCGCTCTCACGCTCGTAGACCTCGCGGATCCCGTCGATTCCCAGCCGGTCACACTCGCGTGCGACGACGTCGCCGAGGTCGACGGTGCCCTCGAGGTCGCGGGCGATGAAGGAGGCGTCGTGGCCGTGGCGAATGGCCCGCCACTTGTTCTCGTCGAGCAGTTCCCGGCGCTGCTCGTCGGCGTGGCCGGTCGCGCCGTCGTCGTACTCCGCTGCGAGCCACTCGACGAGCGCGTGAGTGTACTCGACGAACGCGAAGACGACGTCGGGGTCGGCCTGTCCGTCTGGCGCGCGGATCTCGACGGTCCCGTGGGCGGTGTGCGGACGGACGTCGAACCAGAGTTCGCCCCGGTCGTCGATCGACCCGGTCTCGACCATCGTCCGTTCGAACCGATCGAAAGCCTCGAAGTCCTCGAAGTACGTCGGGATGCCGGTGTTTGGCAGTCCCTCGAAGAGCTTCGCGCGGGCAGACTCGAGGCCGGTGTCGAAGCCGTTCCAGAACGGCGAGTTCGCCGAGAGTGCGAGCATCACCGGCATGTACCAGCGCAACTCGTTTGCGATCCAGACGGCCTTGTCGGCGTCGTCGACGCCGACGTGGACGTGGACTCCGGCGGTCGTGTTCCGGTGCTGGGGGTACTGTATGCGGTCGAGTTGTGACTGGTACCGCGGTTTCTCGGCGTGCTCGAGTTCGCGCCACTTCGCGAGCGGGTGCAGACCCGCCGCCGCGATGCGATAGCCGTGGGCTTCCGCGTGGTCGATCAGCGCCTGGCGAACTGCACACATCGAGTCGCGGGCCTCGTCGAGGGCTTCGATCAGCGGCGTCTGGGTCTCGATCACGAATTTGAACAGTTCGTGATCGAGTCGCCCCTCGAGGAGTTCCGGCGGGTCGTGTTCGTAGACGAGTTCGTCCGTGCCGCTGGTCGGACGGCCGGCCTCGTCGACGACGAAGAATTCCTCTTCGATCCCCAGCGTGCCCATGCGCGTAAACGAATCCCGGGACCCGCGTTCCATCGTGGAGTGCTTTCGTCGCCGGCCCTATATACGGTTTGGAGTCGGAGAAGTGGCCGCCTTATTCGCGAAGCGCGTCCTCGCGCTCGGTCGCCTCGAGCGTCTCGGTCTCGAGATCCGTGGCGACGACGGCGGGCTTGTATGCGCCGCCCTCGAAGAGGTCGTGGTCGCTGACCGACGACTCGACGTAGCGGATGAACGCCCGGCGCTCGGGCGGCAGTTCGCCGTAGATAATCTCTTCCTCGACGAGGTCGTAGACCGGAATACGTGGCGTCAGGAGCGTGTTCTCGCCGACGACGCTGTTCTCGCCGACGACGAAGCCGCTCGTGACGCGACAGCCGGCACCCAGCGAGACGCCGTCCTCGAGGATGACGGGTGCGTTCTCGACGGGCTCTAAGACGCCGCCGATCAGCGTGTTCGCGCCGATCTTGACGTTCTCGCCGATCTGGGCGCAGGAGCCGATCGTGTCACAGGAGTCGACGAGCGTGCCGTCGCCGACGTAGGCCCCGATGTTCACGAAACTCGGGCTCATCATGATGCAGTCTTTCCCGAGGTAGGCCCCGCGTCGGATCGCCGTCCCGTTCGGCGTGTTTCGGGTGCCGCGCGCACCGAGGTCCTCGGTCTCGCGCAGTGGCAGGACGTCGTAGTGGTCGACGCCGCCGTAGCCGAACGGCTGGTTCTCCCGGAGGCCGAAGTTGAGCAGAATGCCCTGCTTGACCCACTCGTTGGCTTCCCACTCGCCGTCGCGCTTCTCGGCGGCCCGAACCTCGCCCGCCTCGAGCGCTTCGAGGAAGGCCTCGAGCGTGTCTATGGCGTCCGATCCGGCCGACTGGGCGTCGATTTCGCCGGCCTGCTTGCGGTCCCACAGCTCGGTTACGTCTGACTGGAGCGTACTCATGCGTCGATCACGTCCGCGAAGTCGTACCAGCCTGCCTTTGCTCCTGCGATCCAGACCGCCGCGTCGACCGCGCCCGCGGCGAAGACGCCGCGATCCTCGGCGCGGTGGGTGAGCCGAACCTCCTCGTGGTTGCCGGCGATGAGGATCTCGTGTTCGCCCGTGACGTCGCCGGCGCGCAGGACGTGGATGCCGATCTCGTCCTCCTCGCGCGGGTCGAAGCCCTCGCGGCCGTGCTTGCGTCCGGAAAACTCGCCGTGGGCTTCGATCTCTTCGAGCAGTCGGTTGGCGGTCCCGCTCGGGGCGTCGCGCTTTGCGTTGTGGTGGGTCTCGACGACCTCGACGTCGTAGCCCGGGAGGCTCCGGACGGCCTCGCCGACGACGTTGACCAGCGCCTGCACCCCGCGGGCGAAGTTGGGGGCGTGTAACACCGGGATTTCGTCGCTCAGCGACTCGAGGGCGTCGCGCTGGTCGTCGTCGAACCCGGTCGTCCCGGTGACGAAGGCGACGCCAGCCGCGGCACAGGCGCGGGCGTACTCGAGGGCCGACCCGGGGCCGGTGAAGTCGACCACGACGTCGGGTTCGTGGTCGGTGACGAGCGCGTCGAACTCGGCGGCTGGCTCGAGGCCGACACCCTCGACGGTCGCGCCGTCGGGGTCGCGGTTGACCGCGAATGCGGTCGTACAGTCGTCGTGATCGGCGACGGCCGCGAGTACCTCACGGCCCATCCGGCCCGTCGCGCCGGTGACGCCGATCCGTACCGTCATCGATCACCCTCCGCCGCGTCGAGGACCGGCCGTTCTTCCGCGAGGTCTTCGAGGATGCGCTCCATCTCGCCGACGTGTTCCTCGGAGAGTCGCGTCAGGGGCGAGCGCAGGCGGGCAGGACCGTAGCCGCGGATCTCCATCGCCTCCTTGACCGGGATTGGGTTGGTCTCGACGAATAGGTGGCGAAACAGCGGCCCGAGTTCGTGGTGGAGGTCTCGAGCGCGGTCGTAGTCGCCGTCGAGGGCCGCACCGACCATCGCACAGGTGCGTTCGGGTTCGACGTTCGCGGCGACGCTGATCGTCCCCGTCGCGCCGACGGAGATGGCCGGCACCGTCAGGGCGTCGTCACCGGAGAGGACCGCGAAGTCCTCGTCGACCGTTCGCTCGGCGATCTCGCCGATCTGGCCGAGGTCCCCGCTGGCGGCCTTGTAGCCCGTGATATTCTCGTGGCTGGCCAGTTCGACGGCCGTGTCCGGCTCGACGTTCTGCCCCGTCCGCGAGGGCACGTTGTAGACGATCTGTGGCAGGTCGACCGCGTCCGCGATCGTCCGGAAGTGCTCGACCAGCCCGCGCTGTTCGGGCTTGTTGTAGTACGGCGAAATCAGGAGCAGGCCGTCGGCACCGGCCGCTGCGGCGCGCTCTGAAAGCTCGAGCGCCTCGCGGGTGTTGTTCGAGCCGGTGCCGGCGATGACGGGGACGTCGTCGACGGCCTCGATGACGGCCTCGACGACGCGGACGTGTTCGTCGTGGGACAGCGTCGCCGATTCGCCGGTCGAGCCGACGGGGACGAGCCCGTCGACGCCGGCGGCCTCGAGGCGCTGGGCGTCTTCCTGCAGGGTGTCGAAGTCGATACGGTCGTCGTCGTCGAAGGGCGTGCACATCGCAGGGAACACGCCGGTGAAGTCGATTGCTGTCATTGGTCTGGTAGCGTTGGTGTCGTGTCTGTCGTGTGTATCGTCGCTGTCGTGAGCCGTGGTGTGGTGATCGGTCGATTCGACGAATCGACGATCACCAGATCTCGTCTTCGATCGTCTGTCGACGATCGGTGTGTAGTCTTCGATCGATCGTGGTGGACCGAACCGCGCCCGGGACGGGGGTGCCACTCCCGCCGCGAGCGCTCTCACGCACGTTTACGTTTCGGAAAACGGGGAGCGACGCCGCTCACGCCGGGATCGGCGGTCGAACCGACGGTCGGTCGAGCGACGTGCATCGTTACCCGAGATACGTCTCCGGGGCAACTTAGCCGTTGTGACTTCTCTCGGTCGTGTAGGCCACTGGCACGCTCGAGTCGGTCGTCCCCGACCCGTGATCGGCGTCGGCCTCCGCTTCGACTGTGGTTGGCGTCGCTCTCATCCCCGAGCGTGAGCAGCGTCGGCCTACGCCTCGAGGTCCACCCGCTCTCCGAGGGCTGGCGCACTCGCGTCGAATCCCTCGGCACGGAGTTCCTCGGCGAACGTCTCACAGCGGTCGCCGTGGACGACGAGAACCCGACTGTCCCTGTACGAATCGAGGAAGGCGAGCAGGCCCTCGCGGTCTGCGTGTGCAGAGAAGTCGTACTGTTCGACCTGCGCGCTGACGGGCATCACGCGACCGTCGATCTCTGCGCTGCCGGTCTCGAGTAAGTCCCGGCCGGGTGTGCCCTCGACCTGGTAGCCAGTCATGGCGATCTTGTTCGCCGGGTGCGAGCGAATCGCGGGCACGTAGGTCATCGCCGGCCCGCCGTGGAGCATGCCGCTCGTGGTGACGATGACGGTGTTTTGTTCGGCGATCCGCTTTCGTTGCCCATCCCGGCCGTCGACGAACCGGGCGTTGCCTTTCCCGCGGCGCAACTCGGCTGCGTCGCGCAGGAACGGCCGGTTCTGCTCCCGGAGGAACAACTCGGTGACGCGCTGGCCCATCCCGTCGACGTAGCACTCGAGGTCGTGACGGGCACAGAGACAGAGCACCTCCTGAGTGCGGCCGATGGCGAACGCGGGGACGACGACGGTGCCGCCCTCCCAGATGGTCGTCTGGAGACTCTCGACGAACGCCCGTTCGATCTCTGCGCGCGGAGGGCGTGTCGTGTCCGCGTACGTACTCTCGGTGATGACGACGTCGGCGTCCGGGCGCGCCGTGGTTCCGGCGACCAGCCGCTGGTCCTCGGTGTGGTAGTCGCCCGTATAGAGCAGTCGAGTATCATCGCCGGCTATCAGGACGTGGGCGCTTCCGGGGACGTGCCCCGCATCGTAGAAGGTAACCTCGAAGCCGGCGGCCTCGAACGGCTCGTCGTAGCCGTGGGTTCGGGATACTTGCGTCAACCGCGCGAGTTCGGTCTCGGTGAACGGACAGTCGTAGGTCCCGCCGTGCAGCTCGAGGGTGTCTCTGGCGAGCACCATCGCGAGGTCGTAGGTCGGTGGCGTCCAGTGGACTTCCGGACGGGCGTCACCCGAGAGCAGCGCGGGCACCGTCCCGACGTGGTCGAGGTGGCCGTGGCTCACGACGACGGCCTCGGGGTCGACGTCGCCGATCGGGAACGACGGCGGGTTCCCCGAGTCCATCCCGAAATCGATCAACAATCGATCGTCGATCAGGATCGCACTCCGACCGATCTCGCGAGCACCGCCCAGGAACTCGACCTCCATGTCCCGCACCTCATACTCGAGCGGTTTCCCTCCGTCGATCCTGCTGGTCTCTGTCCCGACCGCGTCGCCGCCCGTCCGTCGTGGTCACCGATCGCGGTCGCGCTCTCGCTGTCCGTCGAGATCCTCGAGCGACCGCGCGGCGGGTTCCGGGTGGGAGTGGCCGGTCGCGTCCTCGTCCCCCGAGAGCACCCGCTCGAGTTCTCGCTCGAACTCCGCATCGGTCAGTTCGCCCTCGACGTACTGTTCCTGCAACGCAGCTTTCGGGTCGCTTTCGTCTGCAGGCTGCTCACTGCCGCCCCTCTCGTTCCGGTAGCGTTCCTGCGGTGTCCCGGAACTGCCCCGCATGACGGTGTACAGACCGATTCCAGCGAGGACGAACAGGGCGAGTATCACCAGCGTCACGAGCGCCGAGATGGCCGCACCGACGAGCCAGAGGACCAGTCCGACCACTGTCACGACGATCGAGAGGGCGACGAACGCGAGTAAAAGTGCACCGAGTCCCTTGAGCGCGAGGATCCCGAGTCGGCCCATACGATACTTTCGACCACCGGGCACAAAAACATCACGCGACTGTCACTCGAGTTGATCGGTTCGTCGTCTCGCCGCGTCCGGTCAGGACCCGTTCGACTGTGTGCTGGTCCCGCCGGACTCGGCTCGGCGCGTCAGTCCGATGAGGTAGACGTCGACCAGACAGACCACCAGAACCGCGAGCGGGACGGCGACGTCGACGTAGTCGACGGCCTCGAACTGCAACGCCGTCACGAAAAACGGCTCGCCGGGCTCGAGTGCACCCGGCAGCGTCCGTGCGCTCAGGAACGCCAGCGCCAGACCATAGAGCACGAACCACGCGCCGCCACGCATCCACCGGCCGAGGTAACAGTGGCCGAGGCCAGCGACGAACACCGTGAGCGGGTACGCCGGCCAGAGCGGGCGACTCGAGTCAGGCATCGTCGTCGACGACGTCGGCGAACGGGATCCGTGTTGCCCGTTCCAGTCGGCTGAGCGGTGATCGACTCATCGGCCTGGAGTCGGTCTTCGACCGTTCGTCGGCGCGGCCGCCCGAGCGCTCGAGCGTCGTGATCGCCTCACGCGCCCGTTCGACGTGCCGCCTGACGGTCGCCGTGTGGGTATCGTCGCGCGGTTTCGAACTCGAGGACGCCTTCGCGTCCCGTTCGACCGCGGCCTCCTCGGGACGACCCGAGAGGACGAGCGCGGCGACGTCGCCGACTGCGTCGCTGGGGGATGGATGGGCAGCGATCGCACCGAGGAGCGACCGTCCGTATCGCTCGAGGGCTTCCCGGGCGTCTTCGGTCGCGCCAGCGGCCGTCGCACCGAGTTCGCTCGCCGTCCCTGCAAGCACGGCGTCGGGCGTACGCGAGTCGGTCGCGTCATCACGTGCGTCCGCAGACTGGACGTGAAACGCGGTCGCGAGCGCCGTCGAGCCTCGGGTGAGAACCTGGTACATGGACGCAGTTCGGCGACTCGAGTCGGTCAGCCCGCCGATCTGGGTGTACGCGGCCGCGTGGAGGTAGTCACTGGCCAGCACGGCCGCGTCGCGGTCGGTCGGTCGACCGTATCGTTCGTCGGCGAGGAGGTCGGCCCTGATCTCGACGTAGCCCTCGAAACAGCCGACGGCGGTGACGAGGTCGGTCGTCGGGTCCGCGGTCGGACTGTCGACCTCCTCGGGGTCGGGGGTGTCGGTTGCGGAGGCACAATCCCCGGCGTCCAGACTCACCTCTCGTGCGACCTGGCAGAGTACCACCGCGAGAGATCGGTCGGGTCTCGGGAGGGCGTCG is a genomic window of Natrarchaeobaculum aegyptiacum containing:
- a CDS encoding DUF7108 family protein; amino-acid sequence: MTDREHPADRPTPNRSAGESDSDSSLEGVDTGGEATSEGTGTDEETSAGRTDAGAETLPADVVDDVERLTRLERSTRDDHEAAQYAERVDDLLSAHGFTARIREDDGGDVLVCHPDSWLADGVVHPGRIDDVSRAVEIPLEGTEDPDDWTTVDTHNRDLASAVREAHGDVHGANAAALADFVSNHYAKEIESLSGPELREFREEYFVRNAWPSDRQRSAIDESIRLVFEVADVPVPEYDR
- a CDS encoding PadR family transcriptional regulator; amino-acid sequence: MSEAQSITGEQSIARELTAFQTNILTILAKEPMYGLAIKRELEEYYGTEVNHGRLYPNLDELVDLGLVEKSELDKRTNQYALTDDGYEAVLDGVRWTLSKVVTGDDRADEIREIVDESY
- a CDS encoding inorganic diphosphatase, whose protein sequence is MVNLWEDLETGPNAPEEIYAVVECLKGERNKYEYDKDIPGVVLDRVLHSNVHYPSDYGFIPQSYYDDEDPFDVLVLVEDQTFPGCVIEARPVALMKMDDDGEQDDKVIAVPSEDPRFDHIEDLEDITQQTRDEIDEFFATYKNLEEGKEVETLGWEDRQAAYDAIEHAQDLYEEHFG
- a CDS encoding alkaline phosphatase family protein translates to MGLFDRLRGDGDPRVAFIGVDGVPFSLLSEHEAQFPNFAAIAEEGSAGEISSIVPPESSACWPALTTGSNPGETGVYGFQDREVGTYDTYVPMGNEVQADRIWDRVQEAGRRATVMNVPVTFPPQRNVQRMVSGFLSPGLEKAAYPDDLREYLEGLDYRIDVNPKLGHEEDKADFIEDAHATLDARFEAFEHYIAEDDWDLFFGVFMTTDRVNHFLFEDYERDGEYKAEFLEFYQKVDDYIGRLREAMADDVTMVVASDHGFTSLDYEVHFNEWLREEGWLSFSTDDPSELGDISDDTTAYSFIPGRFYLNLEGREPRGSVPEEEYDDVRDELADALLDLEGPDGRQVVDRVVPKEEAFRGDHDDIAPDLVAIPAKGFDLKSGFKADSDVFTSGPRNGMHSFDDTSLYVDRPDVTIDDADLFDIAPTILDLMDLEYSRSEFDGASLV
- a CDS encoding DUF371 domain-containing protein codes for the protein MKEIIHARGHEHVSAEHASTFEVTTDDYLTPAGDCILAIEADRAPADFDPEFVDACRDADATITVTVEADGYSDSVTGRGDPDLEFTNDRSAVGRTSEYVDDRTIVLEADHAAEGFDRDLVDALADGAGATITLEVTETDA
- a CDS encoding endonuclease III domain-containing protein, translating into MSDDPEPTVNISGGTDGGGVVATFDPATADSRAERVVDRLGGLYWQKTYGGQDAFTCLVRTILSQNTSDVASQPAHDALLERYEPSAESDADLATALADAEQSVLAGTISAAGLYNQKSRVLIATAEWVLESFGTAAAFDAFVKDEDPETVRETLLEVTGVGPKTADCVLLFAGGRGGVFPVDTHVHRIYRRLGVAPPDADHEEVRAILEREVPAAKCGFGHTATIQFGREYCSARTPACLEDPDACPMGDRCDQVGVFPDSSEVVDPADAPD
- the bluB gene encoding 5,6-dimethylbenzimidazole synthase, with the translated sequence MAAFTDADRDAVYRTIFTRRDIRRFRDDPIPEDALERILEAAHHAPSVGFSQPWDLLVVRREETKAAVAEVADRAIAAAREAYDDPDRAAFDDLKLEGIRESPVNVCVTCDPTRGAPHVLGRSSMRRTDVYSTCLAVQNLWLAARAEGIGVGWVSFLYPYELQELLEIPPHVKPIAYLCLGYPEDGFPAEPVLQQEGWRERLDLEALVHEERWDGETTPAE
- a CDS encoding glutamate--cysteine ligase encodes the protein MERGSRDSFTRMGTLGIEEEFFVVDEAGRPTSGTDELVYEHDPPELLEGRLDHELFKFVIETQTPLIEALDEARDSMCAVRQALIDHAEAHGYRIAAAGLHPLAKWRELEHAEKPRYQSQLDRIQYPQHRNTTAGVHVHVGVDDADKAVWIANELRWYMPVMLALSANSPFWNGFDTGLESARAKLFEGLPNTGIPTYFEDFEAFDRFERTMVETGSIDDRGELWFDVRPHTAHGTVEIRAPDGQADPDVVFAFVEYTHALVEWLAAEYDDGATGHADEQRRELLDENKWRAIRHGHDASFIARDLEGTVDLGDVVARECDRLGIDGIREVYERESGAERQRRLLEEEGEDALCESLFLQAD